The proteins below are encoded in one region of Ictidomys tridecemlineatus isolate mIctTri1 unplaced genomic scaffold, mIctTri1.hap1 Scaffold_1234, whole genome shotgun sequence:
- the LOC144372546 gene encoding geminin coiled-coil domain-containing protein 1-like: protein MNTILPCQDQYFAGDKSYNCLYSTTPSETSVDVSTETWISFWAAGLLDNSEPQQAPQAQDSSSNSSFPILDSCSWEEAQLSSQLYRNKQLQDTLVQKEEELARLHEKNNHLRQYLNSTLVKCLEEKAKKLLSSDEFSKVCGKFRKGKRKHKEQGYSPAEIPHPKNAKRNLSCEFANCEKPPGPHGDPWVLQTLGLKDLNTIDDTSSANYSALSSHPRIVTSTYSHFPSDAIDYENVHREDVPINYGG from the exons ATG AACACCATTCTGCCTTGCCAAGACCAGTATTTTGCAGGAGACAAGAGTTATAATTGCCTGTATTCCACTACACCGTCAGAAACTAGTGTTGACGTTTCCACGGAGACTTGGATCTCTTTCTGGGCTGCTGGTCTCCTGGACAACAGTGAGCCCCAACAAGCACCACAGGCACAGG ATTCATCTTCTAATTCGAGTTTTCCTATTCTGGACTCATGTTCCTGGGAAGAAGCTCAGCTTTCCTCACAGCTCTACAGAAATAAACAG CTCCAAGatactctggttcagaaggaagaAGAACTTGCTAGGCTACATGAAAAGAATAATCATCTCAGACAATACCTGAATTCTACTTTGGTTAAATGTCTTGAAGAAAAGGCCAAG AAATTGTTGTCATCAGATGAGTTCTCCAAAGTGTGTGGAAAAttcagaaaggggaagaggaaacaCAAAGAGCAGGGATACTCTCCTGCTGAGATCCCCCATCCTAAAAATGCCAAGAGAAACCTCTCTTGTGAGTTTGCTAACTGTGAAAAACCACCTGGGCCCCATGGTGATCCCTGGGTGCTACAAACACTTGGATTGAAAGACCTCAACACCATTGATGACACCTCATCAGCTAACTACAGTGCCCTCTCCTCTCATCCCAGAATAGTGACTAGCACATACTCCCATTTTCCGAGTGATGCCATTGATTATGAAAATGTCCACAGAGAGGATGTGCCAATCAACTATGGAGGTTAA